One segment of Daphnia magna isolate NIES linkage group LG2, ASM2063170v1.1, whole genome shotgun sequence DNA contains the following:
- the LOC116917598 gene encoding zinc finger protein 552 isoform X5, whose amino-acid sequence MTSTAMKGPIEIIYISDDEPNDCLINSAGSCLKSGSQAMSSDGKRLLHNLQEVVSRSDLTNLESSNTKVSLDMKKNHDGTRKWFNVVPYKAKDIRGDHQCSSASLSENLEKENGKTPRSTKSRRKVVSAEECDTCSPPFHTCKQFANITGNFTPNRRNIKLNKFVELKPIDIYKCEVCSKAFSREWIRVRHQLIHTDPGTWNNCTLCRYKTPHITSMRLHLKHHKARGTLRKIKVPQTEIIDQAKIRKIKEKRRPFWQCIYCQKKFQLADYCEQHELCCREGNRGRRSKVLARQLREAPSHPEKYQ is encoded by the exons ATGACCTCAACAGCCATGAAAGGCCCTATAgaaattatttacatttctgaTGATGAACCAAATGATTGTTTGATCAATTCTGCTGGTTCATGTTTGAAATCAGGTAGTCAAGCCATGAGTAGTGATGGCAAACGGCTGCTCCATAACTTGCAAG AAGTTGTATCGCGAAGCGACTTGACCAATCTGGAGAGTAGTAACACAAAAGTTTCCTTggacatgaaaaaaaatcatg ATGGAACCCGTAAATGGTTCAATGTTGTACCATACAAAGCTAAG GATATCCGTGGTGACCATCAATGCAGTTCCGCATCCTTATCtgaaaatttagaaaaagaaaacgggaaaACACCACGTTCCACGAAATCGCGAAGAAAAGTTGTTTCCGCAGAGGAGTGCGACACTTGCTCACCCCCGTTTCACACATGCAAACAATTTGCAAACATTACCGGCAATTTCACACCAAATAGGAGGAACATCAAATTGAATAAATTTGTCGAGTTGAAGCCAATTGATATTTATAAATGTGAAGTATGCTCAAAG GCATTCTCCAGAGAATGGATTCGTGTTCGTCACCAGTTGATTCATACAGATCCAGGAACTTGGAATAACTGCACACTCTGCAGATAT AAAACGCCACATATTACTTCCATGAGACTCCACTTGAAGCATCACAAAGCCAGAGGTACtttgagaaaaataaaagtaccACAAACAGAAATAATTGACCAGGCAAAAATAAGGAAGATAAAGGAGAAAAGAAGACCGTTCTGGCAGTGTATTTATTGTCAAAAG AAATTCCAACTGGCGGATTATTGCGAACAACATGAATTATGTTGCCGTGAAGGAAACAGGGGTAGGCGATCGAAAGTATTGGCAAGGCAACTGAGAGAAGCCCCGAGCCATCCTGAGAAATATCAATAA
- the LOC116917596 gene encoding alpha-(1,3)-fucosyltransferase C produces the protein MLLWQQPTTVRCHWLDRLPLVFLTILVIFIYNFNKTAFNHVITVKKEVNPLSKNGSTTISAAKKTREVVTSASIHNESSHFNPFKGSLVSNTNDVMMAYSHNSFGLEFMELPVKSILFWNEAYGSKDYGIGFGQQGFRQLNCPISECYTTDNRSFFTATEEFDAIVFHLRTFNIEDLPPTRSKHQRWILWSLESPQYNMQDIYPLDGLFNWTMTYRRDSDVIQPYGWVQPIGPFKLRPELEEIKKEMAVSATRKSTTKKMKLIAWFVSNCQTRSLREQYANALAEHIQVDVYGDCGSLSCDRDNAANCYSMLEQDYKFYLSFENSFCDDYVTEKFFSILQLEVVPIVFGGSNYSAMAPPFSYINAQDFETARQLADYLKRLDSDDELYNQYFWWKPHYRIRNHIQDLKLSMCGLCTRLHYDKALRIYDDMEKWWVRESHCHLPRRDNVFHIPFWTD, from the exons ATGTTGCTGTGGCAACAACCAACTACAGTACGGTGTCACTGGCTCGATCGTTTACCGTTGGTGTTTTTAACGATATTGGTGATATTCATCTATAACTTTAATAAAACTGCTTTTAACCATGTAATTACTGTGAAGAAAGAGGTTAATCCACTATCAAAAAATGGCTCCACTACCATTAGTGCTGCAAAAAAAACCCGTGAAGTCGTAACTAGTGCATCAATTCACAACGAATCGTCACACTTTAATCCCTTCAAGGGTTCCCTAGTATCGAACACTAACGACGTAATGATGGCTTATAGTCACAATAGTTTTGGCCTTGAATTTATGGAACTACCGGTGAAATCAATATTGTTTTGGAATGAAGCTTATGGATCAAAAGACTACG GTATAGGATTTGGTCAGCAGGGTTTCCGGCAGTTAAATTGTCCAATCAGCGAATGTTACACGACAGACAACAGATCATTTTTTACAGCCACCGAAGAGTTCGACGCTATAGTCTTCCACCTGCGAACATTTAACATCGAAGACTTACCACCCACGAGAAGCAAACATCAACGTTGGATTTTATGGTCTTTGGAGTCGCCTCAATATAATATGCAAGACATTTATCCATTAGACGGCCTGTTTAACTGGACAATGACTTACCGGAGAGACTCTGATGTGATTCAGCCGTACGGATGGGTTCAACCAATCGGTCCGTTTAAACTTCGACCAGAAttagaagaaattaaaaaagaaatggcagtTTCCGCTACAAGAAAATctacaacaaaaaagatgaaactgATAGCGTGGTTTGTCTCAAATTGTCAAACTCGAAGCCTGCGTGAACAATATGCGAATGCCCTTGCAGAGCACATCCAAGTCGATGTGTACGGAGACTGCGGTTCTCTTAGCTGTGATCGTGACAATGCAGCTAATTGTTACAGCATGCTTGAGCAAGATTACAAGTTTTATCTTTCGTTTGAGAACTCATTTTGTGATGATTACGTTacagagaaatttttttctatactTCAATTGGAGGTTGTGCCAATAGTTTTCGGAGGCAGCAATTACTCAGCTATGGCTCCCCCCTTTTCGTACATTAATGCCCAAGATTTTGAGACAGCTCGTCAACTGGCCGACTATCTTAAAAGGTTGGACTCCGACGATG AACTCTACAATCAATATTTCTGGTGGAAACCTCACTACCGAATACGAAATCATATCCAAGATTTAAAATTGTCGATGTGTGGCCTATGTACTCGGTTACACTACGATAAAGCCCTACGTATATACGACGACATGGAGAAATGGTGGGTGAGGGAAAGCCATTGCCATCTACCTCGACGTGATAATGTTTTTCATATTCCGTTTTGGACAGATTAA
- the LOC116917598 gene encoding zinc finger protein 552 isoform X6, producing the protein MTSTAMKGPIEIIYISDDEPNDCLINSAGSCLKSGSQAMSSDGKRLLHNLQEVVSRSDLTNLESSNTKVSLDMKKNHAKDIRGDHQCSSASLSENLEKENGKTPRSTKSRRKVVSAEECDTCSPPFHTCKQFANITGNFTPNRRNIKLNKFVELKPIDIYKCEVCSKAFSREWIRVRHQLIHTDPGTWNNCTLCRYKTPHITSMRLHLKHHKARGTLRKIKVPQTEIIDQAKIRKIKEKRRPFWQCIYCQKKFQLADYCEQHELCCREGNRGRRSKVLARQLREAPSHPEKYQ; encoded by the exons ATGACCTCAACAGCCATGAAAGGCCCTATAgaaattatttacatttctgaTGATGAACCAAATGATTGTTTGATCAATTCTGCTGGTTCATGTTTGAAATCAGGTAGTCAAGCCATGAGTAGTGATGGCAAACGGCTGCTCCATAACTTGCAAG AAGTTGTATCGCGAAGCGACTTGACCAATCTGGAGAGTAGTAACACAAAAGTTTCCTTggacatgaaaaaaaatcatg CTAAG GATATCCGTGGTGACCATCAATGCAGTTCCGCATCCTTATCtgaaaatttagaaaaagaaaacgggaaaACACCACGTTCCACGAAATCGCGAAGAAAAGTTGTTTCCGCAGAGGAGTGCGACACTTGCTCACCCCCGTTTCACACATGCAAACAATTTGCAAACATTACCGGCAATTTCACACCAAATAGGAGGAACATCAAATTGAATAAATTTGTCGAGTTGAAGCCAATTGATATTTATAAATGTGAAGTATGCTCAAAG GCATTCTCCAGAGAATGGATTCGTGTTCGTCACCAGTTGATTCATACAGATCCAGGAACTTGGAATAACTGCACACTCTGCAGATAT AAAACGCCACATATTACTTCCATGAGACTCCACTTGAAGCATCACAAAGCCAGAGGTACtttgagaaaaataaaagtaccACAAACAGAAATAATTGACCAGGCAAAAATAAGGAAGATAAAGGAGAAAAGAAGACCGTTCTGGCAGTGTATTTATTGTCAAAAG AAATTCCAACTGGCGGATTATTGCGAACAACATGAATTATGTTGCCGTGAAGGAAACAGGGGTAGGCGATCGAAAGTATTGGCAAGGCAACTGAGAGAAGCCCCGAGCCATCCTGAGAAATATCAATAA
- the LOC116917598 gene encoding zinc finger protein 334 isoform X2, which translates to MTSTAMKGPIEIIYISDDEPNDCLINSAGSCLKSGSQAMSSDGKRLLHNLQEVVSRSDLTNLESSNTKVSLDMKKNHGEISSLSKHQSPIKTYCVNISSTDGTRKWFNVVPYKAKDIRGDHQCSSASLSENLEKENGKTPRSTKSRRKVVSAEECDTCSPPFHTCKQFANITGNFTPNRRNIKLNKFVELKPIDIYKCEVCSKAFSREWIRVRHQLIHTDPGTWNNCTLCRYKTPHITSMRLHLKHHKARGTLRKIKVPQTEIIDQAKIRKIKEKRRPFWQCIYCQKKFQLADYCEQHELCCREGNRGRRSKVLARQLREAPSHPEKYQ; encoded by the exons ATGACCTCAACAGCCATGAAAGGCCCTATAgaaattatttacatttctgaTGATGAACCAAATGATTGTTTGATCAATTCTGCTGGTTCATGTTTGAAATCAGGTAGTCAAGCCATGAGTAGTGATGGCAAACGGCTGCTCCATAACTTGCAAG AAGTTGTATCGCGAAGCGACTTGACCAATCTGGAGAGTAGTAACACAAAAGTTTCCTTggacatgaaaaaaaatcatggtgaAATATCCAGTTTATCAAAACATCAAAGTCCAATTAAAACTTATTGTGTTAACATTTCTTCTACTGATGGAACCCGTAAATGGTTCAATGTTGTACCATACAAAGCTAAG GATATCCGTGGTGACCATCAATGCAGTTCCGCATCCTTATCtgaaaatttagaaaaagaaaacgggaaaACACCACGTTCCACGAAATCGCGAAGAAAAGTTGTTTCCGCAGAGGAGTGCGACACTTGCTCACCCCCGTTTCACACATGCAAACAATTTGCAAACATTACCGGCAATTTCACACCAAATAGGAGGAACATCAAATTGAATAAATTTGTCGAGTTGAAGCCAATTGATATTTATAAATGTGAAGTATGCTCAAAG GCATTCTCCAGAGAATGGATTCGTGTTCGTCACCAGTTGATTCATACAGATCCAGGAACTTGGAATAACTGCACACTCTGCAGATAT AAAACGCCACATATTACTTCCATGAGACTCCACTTGAAGCATCACAAAGCCAGAGGTACtttgagaaaaataaaagtaccACAAACAGAAATAATTGACCAGGCAAAAATAAGGAAGATAAAGGAGAAAAGAAGACCGTTCTGGCAGTGTATTTATTGTCAAAAG AAATTCCAACTGGCGGATTATTGCGAACAACATGAATTATGTTGCCGTGAAGGAAACAGGGGTAGGCGATCGAAAGTATTGGCAAGGCAACTGAGAGAAGCCCCGAGCCATCCTGAGAAATATCAATAA
- the LOC116917598 gene encoding uncharacterized protein LOC116917598 isoform X1 produces the protein MTSTAMKGPIEIIYISDDEPNDCLINSAGSCLKSGSQAMSSDGKRLLHNLQEVVSRSDLTNLESSNTKVSLDMKKNHGEISSLSKHQSPIKTYCVNISSTDGTRKWFNVVPYKAKVKTNPSNDGSQPSSSSKIASLQDIRGDHQCSSASLSENLEKENGKTPRSTKSRRKVVSAEECDTCSPPFHTCKQFANITGNFTPNRRNIKLNKFVELKPIDIYKCEVCSKAFSREWIRVRHQLIHTDPGTWNNCTLCRYKTPHITSMRLHLKHHKARGTLRKIKVPQTEIIDQAKIRKIKEKRRPFWQCIYCQKKFQLADYCEQHELCCREGNRGRRSKVLARQLREAPSHPEKYQ, from the exons ATGACCTCAACAGCCATGAAAGGCCCTATAgaaattatttacatttctgaTGATGAACCAAATGATTGTTTGATCAATTCTGCTGGTTCATGTTTGAAATCAGGTAGTCAAGCCATGAGTAGTGATGGCAAACGGCTGCTCCATAACTTGCAAG AAGTTGTATCGCGAAGCGACTTGACCAATCTGGAGAGTAGTAACACAAAAGTTTCCTTggacatgaaaaaaaatcatggtgaAATATCCAGTTTATCAAAACATCAAAGTCCAATTAAAACTTATTGTGTTAACATTTCTTCTACTGATGGAACCCGTAAATGGTTCAATGTTGTACCATACAAAGCTAAGGTAAAAACCAATCCCAGCAATGATGGTAGTCAACCAAGTTCCTCGTCAAAAATCGCTTCATTACAA GATATCCGTGGTGACCATCAATGCAGTTCCGCATCCTTATCtgaaaatttagaaaaagaaaacgggaaaACACCACGTTCCACGAAATCGCGAAGAAAAGTTGTTTCCGCAGAGGAGTGCGACACTTGCTCACCCCCGTTTCACACATGCAAACAATTTGCAAACATTACCGGCAATTTCACACCAAATAGGAGGAACATCAAATTGAATAAATTTGTCGAGTTGAAGCCAATTGATATTTATAAATGTGAAGTATGCTCAAAG GCATTCTCCAGAGAATGGATTCGTGTTCGTCACCAGTTGATTCATACAGATCCAGGAACTTGGAATAACTGCACACTCTGCAGATAT AAAACGCCACATATTACTTCCATGAGACTCCACTTGAAGCATCACAAAGCCAGAGGTACtttgagaaaaataaaagtaccACAAACAGAAATAATTGACCAGGCAAAAATAAGGAAGATAAAGGAGAAAAGAAGACCGTTCTGGCAGTGTATTTATTGTCAAAAG AAATTCCAACTGGCGGATTATTGCGAACAACATGAATTATGTTGCCGTGAAGGAAACAGGGGTAGGCGATCGAAAGTATTGGCAAGGCAACTGAGAGAAGCCCCGAGCCATCCTGAGAAATATCAATAA
- the LOC116917598 gene encoding zinc finger protein 25 isoform X4: protein MTSTAMKGPIEIIYISDDEPNDCLINSAGSCLKSGSQAMSSDGKRLLHNLQEVVSRSDLTNLESSNTKVSLDMKKNHAKVKTNPSNDGSQPSSSSKIASLQDIRGDHQCSSASLSENLEKENGKTPRSTKSRRKVVSAEECDTCSPPFHTCKQFANITGNFTPNRRNIKLNKFVELKPIDIYKCEVCSKAFSREWIRVRHQLIHTDPGTWNNCTLCRYKTPHITSMRLHLKHHKARGTLRKIKVPQTEIIDQAKIRKIKEKRRPFWQCIYCQKKFQLADYCEQHELCCREGNRGRRSKVLARQLREAPSHPEKYQ from the exons ATGACCTCAACAGCCATGAAAGGCCCTATAgaaattatttacatttctgaTGATGAACCAAATGATTGTTTGATCAATTCTGCTGGTTCATGTTTGAAATCAGGTAGTCAAGCCATGAGTAGTGATGGCAAACGGCTGCTCCATAACTTGCAAG AAGTTGTATCGCGAAGCGACTTGACCAATCTGGAGAGTAGTAACACAAAAGTTTCCTTggacatgaaaaaaaatcatg CTAAGGTAAAAACCAATCCCAGCAATGATGGTAGTCAACCAAGTTCCTCGTCAAAAATCGCTTCATTACAA GATATCCGTGGTGACCATCAATGCAGTTCCGCATCCTTATCtgaaaatttagaaaaagaaaacgggaaaACACCACGTTCCACGAAATCGCGAAGAAAAGTTGTTTCCGCAGAGGAGTGCGACACTTGCTCACCCCCGTTTCACACATGCAAACAATTTGCAAACATTACCGGCAATTTCACACCAAATAGGAGGAACATCAAATTGAATAAATTTGTCGAGTTGAAGCCAATTGATATTTATAAATGTGAAGTATGCTCAAAG GCATTCTCCAGAGAATGGATTCGTGTTCGTCACCAGTTGATTCATACAGATCCAGGAACTTGGAATAACTGCACACTCTGCAGATAT AAAACGCCACATATTACTTCCATGAGACTCCACTTGAAGCATCACAAAGCCAGAGGTACtttgagaaaaataaaagtaccACAAACAGAAATAATTGACCAGGCAAAAATAAGGAAGATAAAGGAGAAAAGAAGACCGTTCTGGCAGTGTATTTATTGTCAAAAG AAATTCCAACTGGCGGATTATTGCGAACAACATGAATTATGTTGCCGTGAAGGAAACAGGGGTAGGCGATCGAAAGTATTGGCAAGGCAACTGAGAGAAGCCCCGAGCCATCCTGAGAAATATCAATAA
- the LOC116917598 gene encoding zinc finger protein 25 isoform X3 — MTSTAMKGPIEIIYISDDEPNDCLINSAGSCLKSGSQAMSSDGKRLLHNLQEVVSRSDLTNLESSNTKVSLDMKKNHDGTRKWFNVVPYKAKVKTNPSNDGSQPSSSSKIASLQDIRGDHQCSSASLSENLEKENGKTPRSTKSRRKVVSAEECDTCSPPFHTCKQFANITGNFTPNRRNIKLNKFVELKPIDIYKCEVCSKAFSREWIRVRHQLIHTDPGTWNNCTLCRYKTPHITSMRLHLKHHKARGTLRKIKVPQTEIIDQAKIRKIKEKRRPFWQCIYCQKKFQLADYCEQHELCCREGNRGRRSKVLARQLREAPSHPEKYQ, encoded by the exons ATGACCTCAACAGCCATGAAAGGCCCTATAgaaattatttacatttctgaTGATGAACCAAATGATTGTTTGATCAATTCTGCTGGTTCATGTTTGAAATCAGGTAGTCAAGCCATGAGTAGTGATGGCAAACGGCTGCTCCATAACTTGCAAG AAGTTGTATCGCGAAGCGACTTGACCAATCTGGAGAGTAGTAACACAAAAGTTTCCTTggacatgaaaaaaaatcatg ATGGAACCCGTAAATGGTTCAATGTTGTACCATACAAAGCTAAGGTAAAAACCAATCCCAGCAATGATGGTAGTCAACCAAGTTCCTCGTCAAAAATCGCTTCATTACAA GATATCCGTGGTGACCATCAATGCAGTTCCGCATCCTTATCtgaaaatttagaaaaagaaaacgggaaaACACCACGTTCCACGAAATCGCGAAGAAAAGTTGTTTCCGCAGAGGAGTGCGACACTTGCTCACCCCCGTTTCACACATGCAAACAATTTGCAAACATTACCGGCAATTTCACACCAAATAGGAGGAACATCAAATTGAATAAATTTGTCGAGTTGAAGCCAATTGATATTTATAAATGTGAAGTATGCTCAAAG GCATTCTCCAGAGAATGGATTCGTGTTCGTCACCAGTTGATTCATACAGATCCAGGAACTTGGAATAACTGCACACTCTGCAGATAT AAAACGCCACATATTACTTCCATGAGACTCCACTTGAAGCATCACAAAGCCAGAGGTACtttgagaaaaataaaagtaccACAAACAGAAATAATTGACCAGGCAAAAATAAGGAAGATAAAGGAGAAAAGAAGACCGTTCTGGCAGTGTATTTATTGTCAAAAG AAATTCCAACTGGCGGATTATTGCGAACAACATGAATTATGTTGCCGTGAAGGAAACAGGGGTAGGCGATCGAAAGTATTGGCAAGGCAACTGAGAGAAGCCCCGAGCCATCCTGAGAAATATCAATAA